GATAACACGATGAGCGATAATCCTCTGCTTGCCCTCTGCACCTGCCCTGATGCCGAGACGGCGGATCGTCTCGCGAGCGCGCTGGTCGAAGAGCGCCTGGCCGCCTGCGTCAACATCCTGCCGGGGATCACCTCCGTCTATCACTGGCGTGGGCAGGTCGAACGAGACGACGAGGTGCTGCTGCTGATCAAGACGGTCGCGGCGCGCTTCGCGGCACTGAGCGAGCGTCTCGTGGCGCTGCACCCTTACGAAGTCCCCGAGGTCATCGCCACGCCGATCACGGCCGGACTCCCCGCCTACCTGGATTGGATGAGCGCATGCACCATCGGCGATCGTTGACGCGCTGGGCGGTTATCGCCCTGGCGCTGCTGGCGGCGGCGCCGGCGCTTGCTGCCAAGGACTTCCTGCGCCCGGAGCAGGCCTTTCGCGTCGCGGCCGAGGCCGTGGGCCCGGAAGCTGTCACGCTTCACTGGACGATCGTCCCGGGCTACTACCTCTACCGCGGCCAGTTCGCCTTTCGCAG
This portion of the Thioflavicoccus mobilis 8321 genome encodes:
- the cutA gene encoding divalent-cation tolerance protein CutA codes for the protein MSDNPLLALCTCPDAETADRLASALVEERLAACVNILPGITSVYHWRGQVERDDEVLLLIKTVAARFAALSERLVALHPYEVPEVIATPITAGLPAYLDWMSACTIGDR